One part of the Malus sylvestris chromosome 2, drMalSylv7.2, whole genome shotgun sequence genome encodes these proteins:
- the LOC126589253 gene encoding dynamin-related protein 4C-like isoform X1 yields the protein MEGNRKQTKLGSKTTTSSSSSTTTTFKDEGSSAALVVGAEHAVPLSVVEDAPIVSSYNDKIRPLLDAVDKLRNLMVMEEGIQLPTIVVVGDQSSGKSSVLESLAGISLPRGHGICTRVPLVMRLQHHSSREPELSLQYNRRVEHTDEDNISEDIVNATNLIAGEGKGISDTPLTLLVKKKGVPDLTMVDLPGITRVPINGQPEDICDQIKNMIKEYIKPEECIILNVLSATVDFPTCESIQMSQTADKTGERTLAVVTKVDKAPEGLLEKVTADDVNIGLGYVCVRNRIGDETYEEARANADKLFRTHPLLSKIDKSMVGIHVLADKLVQIQAASIARNLPDIVKKINDKLNSCISELKKMPKSLSSDAEAITAFMQIIGVSKESLRKILVRGEFDEYPGDKRMHCTARLVEMLNQYSDELLKCNESDPTVNFLTEEIRILEEAKGITLPNFLPRNAFLSILQGKVRGISDIPIRFVEQVWSYIEDVVLAVLMHNTQDYYHLHLATRRAGHNLIAKMKEKSINWILEIVEMEKHTDYTCNPEYAAECSRLMTKQNAFLDGLNDEKRPSKIVIGGIGEVEVEGLRKYKRVDLSQAYDLKIRMTAYWKVVLRRLVDSMALHLQLNVANLVNKDMEMEIVGELVGPNHGCGIEKMLEESPSTAVKREKLNKSIKKLKDSKEVVGKIMDGVITYAG from the coding sequence GTTCATCAGCAGCACTCGTTGTTGGAGCAGAACATGCTGTACCGCTCAGCGTCGTTGAGGACGCGCCTATCGTGTCATCCTACAACGACAAAATCCGTCCGCTGCTCGATGCAGTTGACAAGCTGCGTAACCTCATGGTTATGGAGGAAGGTATACAGCTCCCCACCATTGTTGTCGTCGGAGACCAGTCGTCCGGCAAATCTAGCGTCCTCGAGTCCCTCGCCGGCATCAGCCTGCCACGTGGACACGGTATCTGCACCAGGGTGCCTCTCGTAATGAGGCTTCAACACCATTCCAGTCGTGAACCGGAGCTCTCCTTGCAGTACAATCGCAGAGTGGAGCACACTGACGAGGACAACATTTCTGAAGACATTGTCAATGCCACTAATTTGATCGCTGGTGAAGGTAAGGGTATTTCAGATACCCCATTGACTTTGCTTGTGAAAAAGAAGGGCGTGCCTGATTTGACCATGGTTGATCTCCCTGGAATCACTAGGGTTCCAATCAATGGCCAGCCTGAAGATATTTGtgatcaaattaaaaatatgatCAAGGAGTATATAAAACCAGAAGAGTGCATCATACTAAATGTGTTGTCTGCTACTGTTGATTTTCCTACTTGTGAGTCGATTCAGATGTCACAGACTGCTGATAAAACCGGTGAGAGGACTCTTGCTGTAGTCACCAAGGTTGATAAAGCACCAGAAGGGTTACTTGAGAAGGTTACAGCTGATGATGTCAACATTGGTCTAGGTTATGTCTGCGTGCGGAACCGGATCGGAGATGAAACGTACGAGGAGGCAAGGGCAAATGCCGACAAACTGTTTCGAACTCATCCTCTTCTTTCAAAGATTGATAAGTCTATGGTGGGAATTCATGTTTTGGCTGACAAGTTGGTGCAAATTCAAGCTGCTAGCATAGCCAGGAACTTGCCGGATATCGTTaagaagatcaatgacaagCTCAACTCTTGCATTTCAGAGCTCAAGAAAATGCCAAAGAGTCTATCCTCCGATGCTGAGGCTATCACTGCTTTCATGCAAATCATTGGAGTATCCAAAGAATCCCTCAGGAAAATTCTTGTGAGAGGAGAATTTGACGAATACCCGGGTGACAAGCGCATGCATTGCACTGCTAGGCTGGTTGAGATGCTCAATCAGTACTCGGATGAACTTCTTAAGTGCAATGAAAGTGACCCAACCGTTAATTTCTTGACTGAGGAGATTAGGATTTTGGAGGAAGCTAAAGGTATCACTCTTCCTAATTTTCTTCCGCGCAACgcttttctttccattttgcAGGGAAAAGTGAGAGGGATTTCAGATATACCCATCAGGTTTGTTGAGCAGGTGTGGAGTTATATTGAGGATGTGGTTCTTGCTGTGCTAATGCATAATACACAAGACTATTATCATCTCCATTTGGCCACCAGAAGAGCTGGCCATAATCTCATAGCAAAGATGAAAGAAAAGTCAATCAACTGGATCTTGGAGATTGTGGAAATGGAGAAACACACTGATTACACTTGTAATCCTGAATATGCAGCTGAATGTAGTAGGCTTATGACCAAGCAGAATGCCTTCCTAGACGGTTTGAACGACGAGAAACGTCCTTCCAAGATAGTTATAGGGGGTATTGGGGAGGTTGAAGTTGAAGGCCTGAGGAAGTATAAACGTGTTGATCTATCTCAGGCTTACGACTTGAAAATCCGGATGACTGCCTATTGGAAGGTTGTTCTGAGAAGGCTGGTTGACAGTATGGCTTTGCATTTGCAGTTGAACGTTGCTAACCTTGTGAACAAGGACATGGAGATGGAGATTGTGGGAGAGCTAGTCGGACCTAATCACGGCTGTGGGATTGAAAAGATGCTGGAGGAATCTCCATCAACTGCAGTCAAGCGTGAGAAGCTCAACAAGAGCATCAAAAAGCTCAAGGATTCGAAAGAGGTGGTTGGTAAGATCATGGATGGCGTTATAACTTATGCTGGTTAA
- the LOC126589274 gene encoding nudix hydrolase 16, mitochondrial-like, with the protein MCDIVARTGRHQQRYEAGCRLVAGCIPFRYKNSDETDEANSEKIIEVLMISSPSGPGLLFPKGGWENDETVEEAAAREAVEEAGVRGELMGFLGYYYFKSKTHQDEFSPEGVCKAAMFALFVKEELESWPEQSTRNRTWLTVAEAIVSCRHAWMRDALVEGFSKWHAEKMIGTG; encoded by the exons ATGTGTGATATAGTGGCCCGTACGGGTCGGCATCAGCAACGCTACGAGGCCGGTTGTCGCCTTGTTGCCGG GTGTATTCCATTTAGATACAAAAATTCTGATGAGACCGATGAGGCCAATTCTGAGAAGATCATTGAGGTGCTTATGATTAGCTCACCTAGTGGACCAGGGCTTTTGTTTCCAAAG GGAGGCTGGGAGAATGATGAAACTGTTGAGGAGGCAGCCGCAAGGGAAGCTGTTGAAGAAGCTGGAGTTCGAGGAGAGCTAATG GGTTTCCTGGggtattattattttaagagCAAGACACACCAGGATGAGTTCAGTCCGGAAGGTGTATGTAAAGCTGCTATGTTTGCTTTGTTTGTCAAGGAGGAACTTGAGTCATGGCCCGAACAGAGCACCCGAAACAGAACATGGCTGACTGTCGCAGAGGCTATCGTGAGTTGCCGGCATGCATGGATGAGGGATGCCCTGGTGGAAGGCTTCTCAAAGTGGCATGCAGAAAAGATGATAGGTACGGGGTAG